From uncultured Flavobacterium sp., the proteins below share one genomic window:
- a CDS encoding CcoQ/FixQ family Cbb3-type cytochrome c oxidase assembly chaperone, whose translation MFEQIKHNMENISGIEIYPILSLLIFFFFFVGLAFWVFSYKKDKIDEMSEIPLDEGLIIISKDK comes from the coding sequence ATGTTTGAACAAATAAAACACAATATGGAGAATATATCGGGTATAGAAATTTACCCGATTCTTTCTCTCTTGATATTCTTTTTCTTTTTTGTTGGATTGGCTTTTTGGGTATTCTCGTATAAAAAAGATAAAATAGACGAAATGAGTGAAATTCCTTTAGACGAAGGACTTATTATAATTTCAAAAGATAAATAA
- the hemN gene encoding oxygen-independent coproporphyrinogen III oxidase, which yields MKISLIQKYNVPGPRYTSYPTVPYWNEAAFTTEKWIESFQKAFTESNSQSGISLYIHLPFCESMCTFCGCNKRITKNHSVEEEYIKALLKEWRLYCKLLPEKPIIKEIHLGGGTPTFFSKNNLEHLINGIFSFANKAENYEFSFEGHPNNTTYEQLKKLYDLGFRRVSFGVQDYAEKVQKAIHRIQPFHNVAKVTFWAKEIGYTSIGHDIIFGLPFQTIEDVIDTIEKTNSLKPDRLAFYSYAHVPWIKGNGQRGFNEENLPKDAEKRKLYEIGKQMLSKNGYDEIGMDHFALESDSLHKAVLSKKLHRNFMGYSASKTQLMIGLGVSSISDSWYSFAQNTKNLEDYYQLLEWDKLPIVKGHILENEDLIIRKHILNLTCEFETSWSNEDLYFEELPNVLLDLKEIENDQLIIIEKDKIKITEAGKPFVRNICMAFDLHLKRKSPNTNLFSMTV from the coding sequence ATGAAAATTTCATTGATCCAAAAATACAATGTACCAGGTCCAAGATACACAAGCTATCCAACAGTTCCTTATTGGAATGAAGCCGCCTTTACAACGGAAAAATGGATTGAATCTTTTCAAAAAGCATTCACCGAAAGTAATTCGCAAAGCGGAATAAGTTTATATATTCATTTACCATTCTGCGAAAGCATGTGTACTTTTTGTGGCTGCAATAAACGAATTACAAAAAATCATTCGGTTGAAGAAGAATATATAAAGGCACTTTTAAAAGAGTGGCGTTTGTATTGTAAATTATTACCCGAAAAACCAATTATCAAAGAAATTCATTTGGGCGGAGGAACTCCAACATTTTTTTCAAAAAATAATTTAGAACATCTTATAAATGGTATTTTTAGTTTTGCGAATAAAGCTGAAAACTATGAATTCAGTTTTGAAGGCCATCCTAACAATACTACTTATGAGCAACTTAAAAAATTGTATGATTTAGGCTTTCGCCGAGTAAGTTTTGGTGTTCAGGATTATGCCGAAAAAGTTCAGAAAGCAATACACAGAATCCAACCTTTTCATAATGTTGCAAAAGTGACATTTTGGGCCAAAGAAATTGGATATACCTCTATTGGTCATGATATTATATTTGGTTTGCCTTTTCAAACCATTGAAGATGTCATTGATACTATCGAAAAAACAAATTCTCTTAAACCAGATCGTCTAGCCTTTTACAGCTATGCTCATGTGCCTTGGATAAAAGGAAACGGGCAAAGAGGTTTCAATGAAGAAAATCTCCCAAAAGATGCTGAAAAAAGAAAATTGTATGAAATTGGAAAACAAATGCTTTCAAAAAACGGCTATGACGAAATAGGAATGGATCATTTTGCTTTAGAATCTGACAGTTTACACAAAGCTGTTTTAAGCAAAAAACTACATCGAAATTTCATGGGATATAGTGCTTCAAAAACACAACTCATGATTGGTCTGGGTGTTTCTTCTATTAGTGACAGTTGGTACAGTTTTGCCCAAAACACTAAAAACCTCGAAGATTATTATCAGCTATTAGAATGGGATAAACTTCCAATTGTAAAAGGGCATATTTTAGAAAATGAAGATTTAATTATCCGAAAACATATTTTAAACCTAACCTGCGAGTTTGAAACTTCCTGGTCTAATGAAGATCTCTATTTTGAAGAACTTCCAAACGTTTTACTTGATTTAAAAGAAATAGAAAACGATCAGTTAATTATAATCGAAAAAGATAAAATAAAAATTACTGAAGCAGGAAAACCATTTGTTCGAAATATTTGTATGGCTTTTGATTTACATTTAAAAAGAAAATCACCAAATACTAATTTGTTCTCGATGACCGTTTAA
- a CDS encoding FixH family protein, translated as MKINWGTGIVIAFALFMTFILYFVFEVQSNSKYDNDLVVEEYYKHDSHFQDEMARIQNAHDLQQKPSIVYNENGVEIAFPATFESDKVKGNVLLYRPSNKKFDFDTQITLTNSSLLIPQKKLIKGRWDVNMEWEYKGTKYLSKEVIYVN; from the coding sequence ATGAAAATAAATTGGGGAACAGGAATAGTCATTGCATTTGCATTGTTTATGACTTTTATTTTATATTTTGTTTTTGAAGTACAGTCAAACAGTAAGTATGACAATGACTTGGTGGTTGAAGAATATTATAAACATGATTCGCATTTTCAGGATGAAATGGCCCGAATTCAAAATGCTCATGATTTACAACAAAAACCGTCAATTGTTTATAATGAAAATGGTGTGGAAATAGCTTTTCCAGCAACTTTTGAAAGTGATAAAGTAAAAGGAAATGTGCTGTTATACAGGCCTTCAAATAAGAAATTTGATTTTGATACTCAAATAACTTTGACAAATTCATCTTTGCTTATTCCGCAAAAGAAGTTGATTAAAGGCCGTTGGGATGTCAATATGGAATGGGAATATAAGGGAACAAAATATCTTTCAAAAGAAGTGATTTATGTAAATTAA
- a CDS encoding carboxyl transferase domain-containing protein, producing the protein MDLNFNKNEDHNKLLLSELKHKFSKVKLGGGEKRIKKLHAEGKMTARERIEYLLDENSTSIEIGGFVGEGMYEEHGGCPSGGVVIKIGYVRGKQCIVVANDATVKAGAWFPITAKKNLRAQEIAMENRLPIIYLVDSAGVYLPLQDQIFPDKEHFGRIFRNNAQMSSMGITQIAAVMGSCVAGGAYLPIMSDEALIVDKTGSIFLAGSYLVKAAIGETIDNETLGGATTHCEISGVTDYKAKDDKDALDKIKNIVDKIGDYDKAGYSRIKAEKPTLEPKDIYGILPKARNEQYDMMEIINRLVDNSEFEAYKEGYGQTIITGYARIDGWAVGIVANQRKVVKTKKGEMQFGGVIYSDSADKATRFIANCNQKKIPLVFLQDVTGFMVGSKSEQGGIIKDGAKMVNAVSNSVVPKFTVIVGNSYGAGNYAMCGKAYDPRLIFAWPSAELAVMGGTQAAKVLAQIEASSLKAKGEIIDEAKETELFNKIKARYDEQTSPYYAASRLWTDAIIDPLDTRTWISMGIEAANHAPIQKPFNLGVIQV; encoded by the coding sequence ATGGATTTAAACTTCAATAAAAACGAAGATCACAATAAATTACTACTTTCTGAGCTAAAACATAAATTTTCCAAAGTAAAATTGGGTGGAGGCGAAAAACGCATTAAAAAACTACACGCCGAAGGCAAAATGACCGCACGCGAGCGTATCGAATATTTATTAGATGAAAATTCTACAAGTATAGAAATTGGAGGCTTTGTTGGAGAAGGAATGTACGAAGAACATGGCGGATGTCCATCTGGCGGAGTTGTTATCAAAATAGGATACGTTAGAGGTAAACAATGTATAGTTGTCGCGAATGACGCAACGGTAAAAGCTGGCGCCTGGTTCCCGATTACAGCAAAGAAAAATCTACGTGCGCAAGAAATTGCCATGGAAAATAGATTACCAATTATCTATTTAGTTGATAGTGCCGGTGTTTATTTACCGCTTCAGGATCAAATTTTTCCGGATAAAGAACATTTCGGACGTATTTTTAGAAACAATGCACAAATGAGCAGCATGGGAATCACTCAAATCGCTGCCGTAATGGGAAGTTGTGTTGCAGGTGGTGCTTATTTGCCTATTATGAGTGATGAAGCTTTAATTGTGGATAAAACCGGAAGTATTTTCCTTGCCGGGAGTTATTTAGTAAAAGCAGCTATTGGAGAAACCATTGATAATGAAACTTTAGGTGGAGCGACCACTCATTGCGAAATCTCTGGTGTTACAGATTATAAAGCAAAAGATGATAAAGATGCTTTAGACAAAATAAAAAATATTGTTGATAAAATTGGGGATTATGATAAAGCCGGCTATAGCCGAATAAAAGCAGAGAAACCAACTCTTGAACCTAAAGATATTTACGGAATTCTGCCAAAAGCCCGAAATGAGCAATACGATATGATGGAAATCATTAATCGTCTGGTTGATAATTCAGAATTTGAAGCTTACAAAGAGGGTTACGGTCAAACAATAATTACAGGTTATGCAAGAATTGATGGTTGGGCTGTAGGGATTGTTGCCAACCAAAGAAAAGTGGTAAAAACCAAAAAAGGCGAAATGCAGTTTGGCGGTGTTATTTATTCTGACAGTGCTGATAAAGCAACCCGTTTTATCGCTAATTGCAATCAAAAGAAAATACCATTGGTCTTTTTACAAGATGTAACTGGTTTTATGGTAGGATCAAAATCTGAACAAGGCGGAATCATAAAAGATGGTGCCAAAATGGTAAACGCAGTAAGTAATTCAGTTGTTCCTAAATTTACTGTAATCGTTGGAAACTCATACGGAGCCGGAAATTATGCCATGTGTGGAAAAGCTTATGATCCAAGATTGATTTTTGCGTGGCCAAGTGCAGAACTTGCTGTAATGGGCGGAACTCAGGCTGCTAAAGTTTTAGCACAAATTGAAGCTTCTTCGCTTAAAGCAAAAGGAGAAATCATCGACGAAGCTAAGGAAACAGAACTTTTTAATAAAATAAAAGCACGTTACGACGAACAGACTTCGCCATATTACGCCGCTTCCAGATTATGGACAGATGCAATTATTGATCCTTTAGATACCCGTACCTGGATTTCTATGGGAATCGAAGCTGCTAACCACGCTCCTATTCAAAAACCATTTAATTTGGGTGTAATTCAGGTTTAG
- a CDS encoding sulfite exporter TauE/SafE family protein, translated as MLYSAFILGLISSLHCIGMCGPIAMMLPVDRRNEAKRVTQIITYHLGRLTAYATIGLIFGLLGRGFFLAGLQQKMSIFIGVAMIIVVLIPEKIFSKYNFSKPVYKVISKIKSSLGNQFKKKTYKSLFTIGLLNGFLPCGMVYVALFGAIAMQSASFGVLYMILFGLGTMPLMTIVVYINSLIKLPFRNKIQKAIPYVAIIIGILFILRGLGLGIPYISPSNMSLFVQGTPNCH; from the coding sequence ATGTTGTATTCCGCTTTCATATTAGGTTTAATTAGTAGTTTGCACTGCATAGGAATGTGTGGTCCAATTGCGATGATGCTGCCTGTAGATCGCCGGAATGAAGCTAAACGAGTAACTCAAATTATTACCTATCATTTAGGTCGTCTGACCGCTTATGCTACGATAGGTTTAATTTTTGGTTTGTTGGGAAGAGGTTTTTTCCTGGCTGGATTACAACAAAAAATGTCAATTTTTATTGGTGTAGCAATGATAATTGTAGTTTTGATTCCGGAGAAAATTTTCTCGAAGTATAATTTTTCAAAACCGGTTTACAAGGTAATTTCAAAAATAAAATCAAGCTTAGGAAATCAATTTAAAAAGAAAACGTATAAATCTCTTTTCACTATCGGGTTATTAAACGGCTTTTTGCCTTGCGGAATGGTTTATGTTGCTTTATTTGGTGCAATCGCAATGCAGAGTGCAAGTTTTGGAGTTTTGTATATGATCTTATTCGGATTGGGAACAATGCCATTAATGACAATTGTTGTCTACATCAATTCATTGATAAAACTTCCATTTAGAAATAAAATACAAAAAGCAATTCCTTACGTTGCGATTATTATTGGGATTTTATTTATTCTTAGGGGACTAGGTTTAGGAATTCCTTATATTTCTCCATCAAATATGAGTTTGTTTGTACAAGGAACTCCTAACTGTCATTAA
- the ccoG gene encoding cytochrome c oxidase accessory protein CcoG: MSNLPDEAFRDTIGTIDEGGNRKFIFPKKPSGKFYEYRKIVSYVLLAILIANPFIKVNGNQFMMFNIIERRFNIFGFPFWPQDFYLFVISMLVGVVFVILFTVVFGRIFCGWICPQTIFLEMVFRRIEYWIDGDRGAQSRLARQEWNAEKIQKRVTKWTVFFLISFGIANVFLAYLVGSDALFLMVEQGPIQQASNFIALLIFTGVFYFVFVWFREQVCIIACPYGRLQGVLLDDKSINVAYDFVRGEKEAGRAKFNKKEDRITTGKGDCIDCHQCVHVCPMGIDIRNGTQLECTNCTACIDECDSIMDSVGLPKGLIRYASEDEITKKEPFRFTARMKGYTAVLFILLSVFIGMLFLRTNVEAVILRLPGQLFQHKGDKISNVYTYKIVNKTMKDYNDIHFELIDQKGEIKNVGKEHFKINKEDISQGTLFIEIGEVLLESDKTKVKIGVYNGKELLETTTTNFLGPRSFN, encoded by the coding sequence ATGTCAAATTTACCAGACGAAGCTTTTAGAGATACCATTGGAACTATTGATGAAGGTGGTAATCGAAAATTTATTTTCCCTAAAAAACCGTCTGGTAAGTTCTATGAGTATAGAAAAATAGTCAGTTACGTTCTACTGGCTATTTTAATTGCTAATCCCTTTATAAAAGTAAACGGAAACCAATTTATGATGTTCAATATTATAGAGCGTCGTTTCAATATTTTTGGTTTCCCTTTCTGGCCTCAGGATTTTTATCTTTTTGTAATATCAATGCTGGTTGGTGTTGTCTTTGTAATTTTATTTACCGTTGTTTTTGGAAGAATTTTTTGTGGATGGATTTGTCCGCAGACCATTTTTCTGGAAATGGTTTTCCGCCGAATAGAATATTGGATTGATGGTGATCGAGGTGCCCAGTCCCGCTTAGCAAGACAGGAATGGAATGCTGAAAAAATCCAAAAAAGAGTTACTAAATGGACTGTTTTTTTTCTGATTTCATTTGGAATTGCAAATGTCTTTTTAGCTTATTTGGTAGGTAGTGATGCTTTGTTTTTAATGGTAGAGCAAGGACCAATTCAGCAGGCAAGTAACTTTATTGCACTTCTTATTTTTACAGGTGTTTTTTATTTTGTTTTTGTTTGGTTTCGCGAACAGGTTTGTATCATTGCGTGTCCTTACGGCAGGCTTCAAGGTGTTCTTTTAGATGATAAGTCTATTAATGTGGCGTATGATTTTGTTAGGGGAGAAAAAGAAGCTGGACGTGCTAAATTCAATAAAAAAGAAGATAGAATTACTACAGGAAAAGGTGATTGTATAGATTGTCACCAATGTGTACATGTCTGTCCAATGGGAATTGATATTAGAAACGGAACTCAGTTAGAATGTACCAATTGCACTGCTTGTATTGATGAATGCGATAGTATAATGGATTCTGTTGGTTTACCAAAAGGATTGATTCGTTATGCTTCTGAAGATGAAATTACCAAAAAAGAACCTTTCAGGTTTACAGCCAGAATGAAAGGTTATACAGCTGTTTTGTTTATTTTATTGAGTGTTTTTATTGGAATGTTATTCTTACGAACCAATGTTGAAGCAGTCATTTTACGCTTGCCCGGACAACTTTTTCAGCATAAAGGCGATAAAATTAGTAATGTTTATACTTATAAGATTGTCAATAAAACAATGAAAGATTATAATGATATTCATTTTGAGTTGATTGATCAAAAAGGAGAAATAAAAAATGTTGGAAAGGAACATTTTAAAATAAACAAAGAAGATATTTCGCAAGGCACATTATTTATAGAAATAGGCGAAGTTCTTTTAGAAAGTGATAAAACCAAAGTGAAAATTGGAGTTTATAATGGTAAAGAATTGCTTGAAACTACTACAACAAATTTTTTAGGACCAAGAAGTTTTAATTAA
- a CDS encoding DoxX family protein codes for MENIKSLNKWANAHTYLPVDLVRIVLGVFLFMKGVSFVTNAQYLHDLISPIDQYGGGMFLLHYIAPAHMIGGIMIVFGLLTRWAIAAQLPILFGAVLINFMGHMHSENLILAIVVLLVCVFFLFYGSGKRSADYYFKMQQ; via the coding sequence ATGGAAAATATAAAAAGCTTGAATAAATGGGCTAATGCGCACACTTATTTACCAGTAGATTTAGTACGTATTGTATTGGGTGTTTTTTTATTTATGAAAGGTGTTTCATTTGTAACAAACGCTCAATATCTACATGATTTAATTTCTCCAATTGATCAATATGGAGGCGGAATGTTTTTATTACATTACATCGCGCCAGCCCACATGATTGGAGGTATTATGATTGTTTTTGGGCTACTTACCCGATGGGCAATTGCAGCTCAGTTACCAATACTTTTTGGGGCGGTTCTGATAAATTTCATGGGACATATGCACTCTGAAAACCTGATTCTGGCAATTGTAGTTTTGTTAGTTTGTGTATTCTTTCTGTTCTATGGAAGCGGAAAACGTTCGGCTGATTATTATTTCAAAATGCAACAATAA
- a CDS encoding cbb3-type cytochrome c oxidase N-terminal domain-containing protein encodes MKKFFPVYVRVPLIFFIGFALMEYLIDSGDRPAFIKYPMVSVFLFVFLFILIAIEITLSAVNRVMYQLMSPEEKAKLDHENSLTLTESTWYKDLMHKLTKTQPIEKEGDLLMDHDYDGIKELDNNLPPWWVYLFYICIIFGVIYVARYDIFGADDQEMELKKEMAQAKIDVDEYLKTAPDLMDEKTVVLLTDPENLAIGKEIFTTNCAACHRADAGGQIGPNLTDDRWILGGGIKNVFHTITNGGRDGKGMVSWKTNGMKPKEIQKVASYILSLQGSNPKDPKAPEGDVWVDESAPKTDAAADTKKDTTAVKK; translated from the coding sequence ATGAAAAAGTTTTTCCCAGTATATGTAAGAGTTCCGCTGATTTTTTTCATCGGATTCGCCTTAATGGAATATTTGATAGATTCAGGAGATCGCCCGGCTTTTATAAAATATCCAATGGTTTCGGTTTTTTTGTTTGTCTTTTTATTTATTCTGATCGCTATCGAAATTACATTAAGTGCCGTTAATCGCGTAATGTATCAATTAATGTCGCCGGAAGAAAAAGCTAAATTAGATCATGAAAATAGCTTGACTTTAACAGAAAGCACTTGGTATAAAGATTTAATGCATAAGCTAACCAAAACACAGCCTATTGAAAAAGAAGGTGATTTGTTGATGGATCATGATTATGATGGAATTAAAGAACTTGATAATAATTTACCGCCTTGGTGGGTATATTTATTCTATATCTGTATCATTTTTGGTGTAATCTATGTAGCACGCTATGATATATTCGGAGCTGACGATCAGGAAATGGAACTTAAAAAAGAAATGGCACAGGCTAAAATTGATGTTGACGAATATCTAAAAACAGCACCGGATTTAATGGATGAAAAAACGGTTGTTTTACTAACTGATCCGGAAAATTTAGCAATTGGAAAAGAAATTTTTACAACCAATTGTGCTGCTTGTCACCGTGCTGATGCCGGAGGTCAAATTGGACCAAATTTAACTGATGATCGCTGGATTTTAGGCGGAGGAATTAAAAATGTTTTTCACACAATTACCAATGGAGGTCGTGATGGAAAAGGAATGGTTTCGTGGAAAACTAATGGTATGAAACCAAAAGAAATTCAAAAAGTTGCCAGTTATATTTTATCGTTACAAGGATCGAATCCAAAAGATCCAAAAGCACCAGAAGGTGATGTTTGGGTAGACGAAAGTGCTCCTAAAACAGATGCAGCAGCAGATACAAAAAAAGATACCACAGCAGTTAAAAAATAA
- the lpxD gene encoding UDP-3-O-(3-hydroxymyristoyl)glucosamine N-acyltransferase, whose translation MKSYSIQEINEVINGVIYGTTSQSITATEQLEKATTSEISFIGNKKYEKFWSASNASIAIVNEDISIEPGENRAFIKVKNADLAMSQILALFAPPTPLFHNDIHRTAVIDETAIIGEGAKIGAGCYIGPKVEIGAYTTIYPNVTILDECTIGRNTIIWSGTVVRERCHIGNDCIIHPNATIGADGFGFRPCSEKGLVKIPQIGNVIIGNCVEIGANTCVDRGKFSSTILGDGCKIDNLVQIGHNSKLGKFCIMAGNSGLAGSVTLGNGVIIGGSASIKDHTTIGDGAIVGAGSGVVGDIPAGKTMLGYPAVEARDALKQWAILKRMVCDSKK comes from the coding sequence ATGAAATCCTATTCAATTCAAGAAATCAATGAAGTTATCAATGGTGTAATCTACGGTACTACTTCGCAAAGCATCACTGCAACAGAGCAATTAGAAAAAGCTACAACTTCAGAAATTTCATTTATAGGAAACAAAAAATACGAAAAATTTTGGTCAGCCTCAAATGCATCAATTGCCATAGTTAATGAGGATATTTCGATAGAACCCGGAGAAAATCGTGCTTTCATAAAAGTAAAAAATGCCGATTTGGCAATGTCACAAATTCTGGCTCTTTTTGCCCCACCTACTCCTTTATTCCACAATGATATACACAGAACAGCTGTTATAGACGAAACAGCGATTATTGGCGAAGGCGCAAAAATTGGTGCCGGTTGTTATATTGGTCCAAAAGTTGAAATTGGTGCTTATACCACTATTTACCCAAATGTGACTATTTTAGACGAATGTACTATTGGCAGAAACACTATTATCTGGTCAGGAACAGTTGTGCGCGAGCGTTGTCATATTGGTAATGATTGTATTATTCATCCAAATGCGACAATTGGAGCTGATGGTTTTGGATTTCGTCCTTGTAGCGAAAAAGGTTTGGTAAAAATTCCGCAAATCGGAAATGTAATTATCGGAAACTGCGTTGAAATTGGAGCAAATACTTGTGTTGACCGCGGAAAATTCAGTTCGACTATTCTTGGTGACGGTTGCAAAATTGATAATTTAGTACAAATTGGGCACAATAGTAAATTAGGCAAATTTTGTATTATGGCTGGAAACAGCGGTTTAGCAGGTTCTGTAACTTTAGGAAATGGCGTTATAATTGGCGGAAGTGCTTCTATAAAAGATCATACAACTATTGGCGACGGAGCTATTGTAGGAGCTGGTTCAGGTGTAGTTGGTGATATTCCCGCAGGAAAAACAATGTTGGGTTATCCGGCTGTAGAAGCTCGAGATGCTTTAAAACAGTGGGCAATTCTAAAACGAATGGTTTGCGATTCTAAAAAATAA